Proteins encoded by one window of Phytohabitans houttuyneae:
- a CDS encoding ABC transporter permease, producing MTTAAVALPRRVNPIDGVRHTFTLAWRSLVQLKHNPMELLDLSIQPIMFVVLFTYVFGGAISGSTGDYLMFALPGIIVQNALFASVTTGVGLNTDLTKGVFDRLRSLPIARSAPLAGRIIADTVKQAWSIALILGLGVILGFRIHGGVAGMLAAFALLLVFSLAVSWIAVLVGLLASEPEKVQIFAFVVVFPLTFTSNAFVPTDTMPGWLQAWVDVNPVTILADAVRELLAGGAAASHVGQSLLWAAAIAAVFAPLAVSTFKRRV from the coding sequence ATGACGACCGCCGCCGTCGCACTGCCGCGCCGGGTCAACCCCATCGACGGGGTACGACACACGTTTACGCTCGCCTGGCGCAGCCTCGTGCAGCTCAAGCACAACCCGATGGAGCTGCTCGACCTCAGCATCCAGCCGATCATGTTCGTGGTGCTCTTCACGTACGTCTTCGGCGGCGCGATCTCGGGCAGCACGGGCGACTACCTGATGTTCGCCCTGCCCGGCATCATCGTGCAGAACGCGCTCTTCGCCTCGGTCACCACCGGCGTGGGGCTCAACACCGACCTGACCAAGGGCGTCTTCGACCGGCTGCGGTCCCTGCCGATCGCGCGCTCCGCTCCGCTGGCCGGGCGGATCATCGCGGACACGGTCAAGCAGGCGTGGTCGATCGCGCTGATCCTCGGCCTCGGCGTGATCCTCGGCTTCCGCATCCACGGCGGCGTGGCGGGCATGCTCGCCGCGTTCGCGCTGCTGCTGGTCTTCAGCCTGGCCGTGTCCTGGATTGCGGTGCTCGTGGGACTGCTTGCCAGCGAGCCGGAGAAGGTGCAGATCTTCGCCTTCGTGGTCGTCTTTCCGCTCACCTTCACCAGCAACGCTTTCGTGCCGACCGACACGATGCCCGGCTGGCTTCAGGCGTGGGTGGACGTCAACCCGGTCACGATCCTCGCCGACGCCGTGCGCGAGCTGCTCGCCGGTGGCGCGGCGGCGAGCCACGTGGGCCAGTCGCTGCTGTGGGCCGCGGCGATCGCGGCTGTCTTCGCGCCGCTCGCCGTCAGCACGTTCAAGCGCCGAGTATGA
- a CDS encoding ATP-binding cassette domain-containing protein, whose translation MNEQTTHAILAEGLVKRFGDTTALGGVDLAVRRGTVLGLLGPNGAGKTTAVRILATLLRPDAGRATVGGYDVVRDAHQVRGLIGLTGQYASVDETLTGLENLILIGRLLGLSRTDARARGRELLAEFRLEDAANKAAKAYSGGMRRRLDLAASLVGRPQVLYLDEPTTGLDPRSRNEMWDIVRDLVSDGVTVMLTTQYLEEADLLAEEIVVIDHGRVIATGTPDELKGRVGAQTLTVRAKHAADTPIVESIVAQVAGRAPEAQGGVLAVPVTDAAVLPAVVRRLDEAEVPIGELALRGSSLDEVFLALTGHRAEDRTEDQNEPAGRYETEEIPA comes from the coding sequence ATGAACGAACAGACCACACACGCGATACTCGCCGAAGGGCTGGTCAAGCGCTTCGGTGACACCACCGCGCTGGGCGGGGTCGACCTCGCCGTACGCCGCGGCACCGTGCTCGGTCTGCTCGGCCCGAACGGGGCGGGCAAGACCACCGCCGTCCGCATCCTGGCCACGCTGCTGCGGCCGGACGCGGGGCGGGCCACCGTCGGCGGGTACGACGTCGTCCGCGACGCCCACCAGGTGCGCGGGCTGATCGGTCTCACCGGCCAGTACGCCTCGGTCGACGAGACGCTCACCGGCCTCGAAAACCTCATCCTCATCGGCCGCCTCCTCGGCCTGTCCCGCACCGACGCGCGGGCGCGGGGGCGTGAGCTGCTCGCCGAGTTCCGTCTGGAGGACGCGGCCAACAAGGCCGCCAAGGCGTACTCCGGTGGCATGCGCCGCCGCCTCGACCTCGCCGCGAGCCTCGTCGGCCGCCCGCAGGTGCTCTACCTGGACGAGCCGACCACGGGCCTCGACCCGCGCAGCCGCAACGAGATGTGGGACATCGTCCGTGACCTTGTCTCGGACGGGGTCACCGTCATGCTCACCACGCAGTACCTGGAAGAGGCCGACCTGCTGGCCGAGGAGATCGTGGTCATCGACCACGGCCGGGTGATCGCCACCGGCACCCCGGACGAGCTGAAGGGCCGGGTCGGTGCGCAGACGCTCACGGTACGGGCCAAGCACGCCGCCGACACCCCGATCGTGGAGTCGATCGTGGCCCAGGTGGCCGGGCGGGCACCCGAGGCGCAGGGCGGCGTGCTCGCCGTGCCGGTGACCGACGCGGCCGTACTGCCGGCCGTCGTGCGCCGGCTCGACGAGGCCGAGGTCCCGATCGGCGAGCTCGCGCTGCGCGGCTCCAGCCTCGACGAGGTGTTCCTCGCGCTCACCGGTCACCGTGCCGAGGACCGGACCGAAGACCAGAACGAGCCCGCAGGCCGCTACGAGACAGAGGAGATCCCCGCATGA
- a CDS encoding lytic polysaccharide monooxygenase auxiliary activity family 9 protein, translating into MSTVRHARRTATVVFAALILLTTALVSTPGTASAHGSAIGPESRNYGCWKRWGSDFQNPAMATQDPMCWQAWQADSTAMWNWNSLYREEVAGNHQAHVPDGQLCSAGRTGGTRYAALDNPGNWRATNLSTSFTWRMHDQALHGADYIRIYVTRQGYNPLTQALRWSDLELRHDTGRILPGVGARETDPVLNGVTISANVTAPGRSGRHIVYAIWKASHADQNYYFCSDVNFGGTSNPTPPPTTPPPTTPPPTTPPPTTAPPPTTPAPGNGSCSVSYAVTGQWNGGFQAEVRVTAGSSAIRGWTVRWTYANGQTVAQSWGATITSSGSSVTATNAAYNGSLGAGASTTFGLIGSSTGTNTAPTPTCTATT; encoded by the coding sequence ATGTCGACAGTCAGACACGCGCGCCGCACCGCGACGGTCGTGTTTGCCGCCCTGATCCTGCTCACCACCGCACTCGTGAGTACGCCAGGCACCGCCTCTGCACACGGCTCGGCGATCGGCCCCGAGTCCCGCAACTACGGCTGCTGGAAGCGCTGGGGCAGCGACTTCCAGAACCCGGCCATGGCCACCCAGGACCCGATGTGCTGGCAGGCCTGGCAGGCGGACTCCACCGCGATGTGGAACTGGAACTCGCTCTACCGCGAAGAGGTCGCCGGCAACCACCAGGCGCACGTGCCGGACGGCCAGCTGTGCAGTGCCGGGCGGACCGGCGGCACGCGCTACGCCGCGCTGGACAACCCCGGCAACTGGCGGGCCACCAACCTGAGCACCTCGTTCACGTGGCGGATGCACGACCAGGCGCTGCACGGCGCGGACTACATCCGCATCTACGTGACGCGCCAGGGCTACAACCCGCTCACCCAGGCGCTCCGGTGGAGCGATCTGGAGCTGCGCCACGACACCGGACGCATCCTGCCCGGCGTCGGCGCGCGCGAGACCGACCCCGTGCTCAACGGCGTCACCATCTCCGCCAACGTCACCGCCCCCGGCCGCAGCGGCCGGCACATCGTGTACGCGATCTGGAAGGCCAGCCACGCCGACCAGAACTACTACTTCTGCAGCGATGTGAACTTCGGCGGCACCTCCAACCCCACGCCTCCGCCCACGACCCCTCCGCCCACCACGCCTCCGCCCACCACGCCTCCGCCCACGACCGCCCCGCCGCCCACCACACCGGCGCCGGGTAACGGCAGCTGCTCCGTGTCGTACGCGGTCACCGGCCAGTGGAACGGCGGCTTCCAGGCCGAGGTGCGGGTGACCGCCGGTTCGTCGGCGATCCGTGGCTGGACCGTGCGGTGGACCTACGCGAACGGGCAGACGGTCGCCCAGTCGTGGGGCGCCACCATAACTTCCAGTGGATCGAGCGTCACCGCGACGAACGCCGCGTACAACGGCAGTCTCGGCGCCGGTGCGAGCACCACGTTCGGCCTGATCGGCTCGTCGACCGGTACGAACACCGCACCAACCCCCACCTGCACCGCGACCACCTAG
- a CDS encoding Hsp70 family protein, with amino-acid sequence MPADRTPTSGHALGIDFGTSHTVAFVRWPDGRGRPLLVDGSPLLPSAVYAEPGGGLIVGRDAVHSARLDPARFEPNPKRRIDDGTLLLGDREVPVGELVRAVLARVAEEWDRTVGRARPEITLTCPAMWGATRRRLLAGAAAAAGFEGVRLVAEPVAAATYFAKVLGRDVPIGSVVVVHDFGAGTFDASVVARKATGFEVLAVDGRDDIGGLDVDAAIISHLEKTYADRDRAAWARLENPSTAEERRAKRQLWDDVRVAKERLSRSPSADLMLPLLDLDVHLTRVELEQLATPILEQTVRVTQGVMRWAKLPEGQVAGVFLVGGSSRMPLMATLLHRALGEAPAVIEQPELVVAEGSILAGEALLASAPPAPGPATSMMRPVSPAGPPPQPVVSAPPAGGSLAPGSTRVLPPEEIPSAGVTAPAAASAPTAGAPRTASPSGGAAPPAPSPISGGAPPASPPRTVGRVIVPGAQPPSGRPRAQVPPPAATKPLPRYEEPTAPPTSPAYPPAGGYAPASQPYSPPAAPQPRYTPPAQPRYTPPRVPRAPLAAPRSPQPVVRQAAVRRRPGFIVRAIRALVITTLLIVVPIGAGIFAYAAARNQAPSDVLQNLVDWIQGFAGLE; translated from the coding sequence ATGCCAGCGGACCGGACGCCGACCTCAGGCCATGCCCTGGGGATCGACTTCGGCACTTCGCACACCGTGGCGTTCGTGCGGTGGCCGGACGGGCGGGGGCGCCCGCTGCTGGTCGACGGCTCCCCGCTGCTGCCCTCCGCGGTCTACGCGGAGCCGGGCGGCGGCCTGATCGTCGGGCGCGACGCCGTGCACAGCGCGCGCCTCGACCCGGCCCGCTTCGAGCCCAACCCCAAGCGCCGCATCGACGACGGCACGCTGCTGCTCGGCGACCGCGAGGTGCCGGTGGGCGAGCTGGTCAGGGCGGTGCTCGCGCGGGTCGCCGAGGAGTGGGACCGCACGGTCGGCCGGGCCCGGCCGGAGATCACGCTGACCTGCCCGGCCATGTGGGGTGCCACTCGCCGCCGGCTGCTCGCCGGTGCTGCCGCGGCCGCCGGCTTCGAGGGGGTACGGCTGGTGGCCGAGCCGGTCGCCGCCGCCACCTACTTCGCCAAGGTGCTCGGCCGCGACGTGCCGATCGGGTCGGTCGTGGTGGTGCACGACTTCGGGGCGGGCACCTTCGACGCGAGCGTGGTGGCCCGCAAGGCGACCGGCTTCGAGGTGCTCGCCGTCGACGGCCGCGACGACATCGGTGGCCTCGACGTCGACGCGGCGATCATCTCGCACCTCGAAAAGACCTACGCGGACCGCGACAGGGCCGCCTGGGCACGGCTGGAAAACCCGTCCACCGCCGAGGAGAGGCGGGCCAAGCGCCAGCTCTGGGACGACGTGCGGGTGGCCAAGGAGCGCCTGTCCCGCAGCCCGTCGGCCGACCTGATGCTGCCGCTGCTCGACCTCGACGTGCATCTCACCCGGGTCGAGTTGGAGCAGCTGGCGACGCCGATCCTGGAGCAGACCGTGCGGGTGACGCAGGGCGTCATGCGCTGGGCCAAGCTGCCCGAGGGGCAGGTGGCGGGCGTCTTCCTGGTCGGCGGCTCCAGCCGGATGCCGCTGATGGCGACGCTGCTGCACCGCGCGCTGGGGGAGGCGCCAGCGGTGATCGAGCAGCCCGAGCTCGTGGTGGCCGAGGGGAGCATCCTCGCCGGCGAGGCGCTGCTGGCGAGCGCGCCGCCCGCGCCGGGACCGGCCACCTCGATGATGCGCCCGGTCTCGCCGGCCGGCCCGCCGCCGCAGCCGGTCGTTTCCGCGCCGCCCGCCGGCGGTTCGCTGGCGCCCGGCTCGACCCGCGTGCTGCCCCCGGAGGAGATCCCGTCGGCCGGTGTCACCGCGCCGGCGGCGGCGAGCGCACCCACCGCGGGAGCGCCGCGGACGGCGAGCCCGAGTGGCGGTGCGGCTCCACCCGCGCCGAGCCCGATCAGCGGAGGAGCGCCACCGGCGAGCCCGCCACGCACGGTCGGGCGAGTGATCGTTCCCGGGGCCCAGCCGCCGTCCGGCCGCCCCCGCGCCCAAGTGCCGCCGCCGGCCGCGACCAAGCCGCTCCCGCGCTACGAGGAGCCGACCGCGCCGCCCACCTCGCCGGCATACCCACCGGCAGGGGGCTACGCCCCGGCCAGCCAGCCGTACTCGCCACCCGCGGCGCCGCAGCCGCGGTACACGCCGCCCGCACAGCCTCGCTACACGCCACCCCGAGTACCGCGGGCGCCCCTCGCCGCTCCGCGCAGCCCGCAGCCGGTGGTGCGGCAGGCGGCGGTCCGGCGGCGTCCGGGCTTCATCGTGCGCGCGATCCGCGCACTCGTGATCACCACGCTGCTGATCGTCGTGCCGATCGGTGCCGGCATCTTCGCCTACGCCGCCGCCCGCAACCAGGCTCCCAGCGACGTCCTCCAAAACCTCGTCGATTGGATCCAGGGGTTCGCCGGCCTGGAGTGA
- a CDS encoding enoyl-CoA hydratase/isomerase family protein: protein MADFVRVEIKDGIGTIRLDRPPMNALNTQVQEELREAATAASADPEVRAVIVYGGEKVFAAGADIKEMADMSYVDMSARAADLSSALGVFARIPKPVVAAITGYALGGGCELALACDWRVVADDAKLGQPEIKLGIIPGAGGTQRLARLVGPARAKDLVLSGRMVDAEEALRIGLADRVVPAAEVYDTAVALVRPYTEGPAQAVRAAKLAIDGGLDMDLTSGLAWESQLFAALFATEDKREGMTAFVEKRKPRFTGR from the coding sequence ATGGCTGACTTTGTGCGCGTGGAGATCAAGGACGGTATCGGCACCATCCGGCTGGACCGTCCCCCCATGAACGCGCTGAACACGCAGGTGCAGGAGGAGTTGCGCGAGGCCGCCACCGCGGCGTCCGCCGACCCCGAGGTCCGCGCGGTCATCGTGTACGGCGGGGAGAAGGTCTTCGCCGCCGGCGCGGACATCAAGGAGATGGCCGACATGTCGTACGTGGACATGTCCGCCCGCGCCGCCGACCTCTCCTCCGCACTCGGCGTGTTCGCCCGCATCCCCAAGCCGGTGGTCGCCGCGATCACCGGGTACGCGCTGGGCGGCGGCTGTGAGCTCGCCCTCGCGTGCGACTGGCGGGTGGTGGCCGACGACGCCAAGCTCGGCCAGCCGGAGATCAAGCTGGGCATCATCCCCGGCGCGGGCGGCACCCAGCGGCTGGCCCGCCTGGTCGGCCCGGCACGCGCGAAGGACCTCGTGCTCTCCGGCCGCATGGTGGACGCCGAGGAGGCGCTGCGCATCGGGCTCGCCGACCGGGTGGTGCCGGCCGCCGAGGTGTACGACACGGCGGTCGCGCTGGTCCGCCCGTACACCGAGGGTCCGGCACAGGCCGTGCGCGCCGCGAAGCTGGCCATCGACGGCGGCCTGGACATGGACCTCACCTCGGGCCTGGCCTGGGAGAGCCAGCTGTTCGCGGCGCTCTTCGCCACCGAAGACAAGCGGGAGGGTATGACCGCTTTCGTGGAGAAGCGGAAGCCGCGCTTCACGGGACGGTGA
- a CDS encoding DUF6232 family protein produces the protein MVTYYSDKSVQITSDAIRIGGRRYPLRELARVWHSKGARSWRAIAGRGAIGMALLGPLAAAAIGIVIALSVHASLDVTIAIVGVSCLIGLGVGPLADFMLERMDRSYARGSRSLEIWATWRGQQVLLLQTGDALRFGQIYRALQRALEGSTVR, from the coding sequence ATGGTCACGTACTACAGCGACAAGTCGGTGCAGATCACCTCAGATGCCATCCGCATCGGTGGTCGCCGTTACCCGCTGCGTGAGCTGGCCCGCGTGTGGCACTCCAAGGGCGCCCGCTCGTGGCGTGCGATCGCCGGCCGCGGCGCCATCGGCATGGCGCTGCTCGGCCCGCTCGCGGCGGCCGCGATCGGCATCGTGATCGCGCTCAGCGTGCACGCCTCGCTCGACGTGACCATCGCGATCGTCGGCGTGTCCTGCCTGATCGGGCTCGGTGTCGGCCCGCTGGCCGACTTCATGCTGGAGCGCATGGACCGGTCGTATGCGCGGGGCTCCCGCTCGCTGGAGATCTGGGCCACCTGGCGGGGCCAGCAGGTGCTGCTGCTGCAGACGGGCGACGCGCTCCGCTTCGGCCAGATCTACCGGGCGCTGCAGCGCGCGCTCGAGGGCTCCACGGTCAGGTGA
- a CDS encoding SRPBCC domain-containing protein, with protein MIRTGKLSVALPPKEAFRLFTPLGEREWVDHWEPHFPDPVEDDSAPGTVFQTTGHGGTTTWVVVDREPGRRVRYARIAQGTAGTVEVVLDEAEGGSEVTVTYELTALTEDARPELAGFAEHYPEFLREWHDAIARIT; from the coding sequence ATGATCCGCACCGGAAAGCTGAGCGTGGCGCTCCCGCCGAAGGAGGCGTTCCGCCTCTTCACCCCGCTGGGTGAGCGCGAATGGGTGGACCACTGGGAGCCGCACTTTCCCGACCCGGTCGAGGACGACTCCGCGCCCGGCACGGTCTTCCAGACCACCGGCCACGGCGGCACGACGACCTGGGTCGTGGTCGACCGCGAGCCGGGACGCCGCGTGCGCTACGCGCGGATCGCCCAGGGCACGGCCGGTACGGTCGAGGTGGTGCTCGACGAGGCGGAAGGCGGCAGCGAGGTCACGGTGACGTACGAGCTGACCGCCCTCACCGAGGACGCGCGGCCCGAGCTGGCGGGCTTTGCCGAGCACTATCCGGAGTTTCTGCGCGAGTGGCACGACGCCATCGCGCGAATCACCTGA
- a CDS encoding DUF6232 family protein: MAVYYRDDTVRVTSSWVQAYGLTYPLSDLSYVWHRRTRRDLRVGGRIAGRWALVTLLTLPVAVGALWILTDWGSKIGLALVVVAVALGLIFTLTPLSEFPLMALERSYDRGSSVHEIWVQCRGMDVLLLRTNDALRFGQIYRALQRALEQSE, from the coding sequence GTGGCCGTTTACTATCGCGACGACACCGTGCGTGTGACGTCGTCGTGGGTGCAAGCGTACGGACTCACGTACCCGCTTTCAGATCTTTCTTATGTGTGGCACCGGCGCACCCGGCGCGACCTGCGTGTAGGTGGCCGCATCGCCGGCCGATGGGCGCTGGTCACGCTGCTCACGCTGCCGGTCGCCGTCGGCGCGCTCTGGATCCTCACCGACTGGGGCAGCAAGATCGGCCTCGCGCTGGTCGTGGTCGCGGTGGCGCTCGGCCTGATCTTCACGCTGACGCCGCTGTCGGAGTTTCCGCTGATGGCGCTCGAACGGTCATACGATCGCGGCTCGTCGGTCCACGAGATCTGGGTCCAGTGCCGCGGAATGGACGTGCTGCTCCTGCGGACAAACGACGCTTTACGTTTCGGGCAGATTTACCGCGCGTTACAGCGCGCCTTGGAGCAGAGTGAGTAA
- the ddaH gene encoding dimethylargininase — protein sequence MSRGIALVRRPSSRLAEGLVTHIERSTVDVDLARRQHDAYCAALADAGWSVLDVVPADHCPDSVFVEDTVVVSGSRAILARPGAPQRRPEVAGTESAVRAVGLEVDKITSPGTLDGGDVLQIGDTVYVGQGGRTNGSAIRQMRGLLPDRRVVAVPLGRVLHLKSAVTALPDGTVVASPGLVDVGIFPAVRTVEEGAGCHVICLGGDKVMISAAAPKTTSLLEDLGFTPVVVDVSEFEKLEGCVTCLSVLVPGVTGPHH from the coding sequence ATGAGCCGTGGCATCGCGCTCGTGCGGCGGCCCAGCAGCCGCCTCGCCGAAGGGCTGGTCACCCACATCGAACGGTCGACTGTGGACGTCGACCTCGCCCGGCGCCAGCACGACGCGTACTGCGCCGCTCTCGCCGACGCCGGCTGGAGCGTGCTCGACGTGGTACCCGCCGACCACTGCCCCGACTCCGTCTTCGTCGAGGACACCGTCGTGGTGAGCGGTTCGCGGGCCATCCTCGCCCGACCGGGCGCCCCGCAGCGCCGCCCGGAGGTGGCCGGCACCGAGTCCGCCGTACGCGCGGTGGGCCTTGAGGTCGACAAGATCACCTCGCCGGGCACCCTCGACGGCGGCGACGTGCTGCAGATCGGCGACACCGTCTACGTCGGCCAGGGCGGCCGCACGAACGGCTCCGCGATCCGCCAGATGCGCGGGCTGCTCCCCGACCGCCGCGTGGTGGCGGTGCCACTCGGACGTGTACTCCACCTCAAGTCGGCGGTCACCGCCCTGCCGGACGGCACAGTGGTCGCCTCGCCCGGCCTTGTCGACGTCGGCATCTTCCCCGCGGTGCGCACGGTCGAGGAGGGGGCCGGCTGCCACGTGATCTGCCTGGGCGGCGACAAGGTGATGATCAGCGCCGCCGCACCGAAGACCACGTCGCTGCTGGAAGACCTCGGCTTCACGCCCGTCGTGGTCGACGTGAGCGAGTTCGAGAAGCTGGAGGGCTGCGTAACCTGCCTGAGCGTCCTGGTGCCCGGCGTGACCGGCCCCCACCACTAG
- a CDS encoding HpcH/HpaI aldolase/citrate lyase family protein encodes MLLTWLYVPGDRPDRFAKAVASGADAVILDLEDAVAAPRKEYARAAVADFLTQRHDLPVYVRIASTADLPAAAGATGLRLPKVETAEQVRAIAALTAVELHPLIESAAGVENAYRIATAHPAVASIGLGEADLRSDLGVTDETALAWPRGRVVVAARAAGLPPPAMSVYPDVSDVDGLAASCRLGRGQGFLGRAAIHPRQLPVIEAAFRPEPEEVARAVALLAGVAHAAEAGEGTVVLPDGTFADRAMVGAAQRVLDLAARYA; translated from the coding sequence ATGCTGCTCACCTGGCTGTACGTGCCCGGAGACCGCCCGGACCGCTTCGCCAAGGCGGTCGCCTCGGGCGCGGACGCGGTGATCCTCGACCTGGAGGACGCGGTGGCGGCGCCCCGCAAGGAGTACGCCCGGGCGGCGGTCGCCGACTTCCTGACGCAGCGCCACGACCTGCCCGTGTACGTGCGCATCGCCTCCACCGCCGACCTGCCGGCAGCCGCCGGCGCGACCGGCCTGCGCCTGCCCAAGGTCGAGACGGCCGAGCAGGTACGGGCCATCGCCGCGCTCACCGCCGTGGAACTGCACCCGCTCATCGAGTCAGCGGCCGGCGTCGAGAACGCCTACCGGATAGCGACAGCGCACCCGGCGGTGGCCAGCATCGGCCTCGGCGAAGCCGACCTGCGCTCGGACCTCGGCGTGACCGACGAGACCGCACTCGCCTGGCCGCGCGGCCGCGTGGTGGTGGCGGCACGAGCGGCCGGCCTGCCACCGCCGGCGATGTCCGTGTACCCCGACGTGTCCGATGTGGACGGTCTGGCAGCCTCGTGCCGGCTAGGACGCGGGCAGGGCTTCCTGGGCCGCGCCGCCATCCACCCCCGCCAGCTGCCGGTGATCGAGGCCGCCTTCCGCCCGGAGCCGGAGGAGGTGGCGCGGGCCGTGGCCCTGCTCGCCGGCGTCGCGCATGCGGCAGAGGCCGGCGAGGGCACGGTGGTCCTGCCCGACGGCACTTTCGCCGACCGCGCCATGGTCGGCGCCGCCCAACGCGTGCTCGACCTCGCCGCCCGCTACGCCTGA
- a CDS encoding CaiB/BaiF CoA transferase family protein: MNPALNGVRVIETATLFAGPLAAAFLGDFGADVVKVEHPAKPDPSRGHGPAKDGQGLWWKVLGRNKRTVTLDLSVPEGAALLRRLAGGADVLVENFRPGTLERWGIGPEVLHEDNPGLVIARISGFGQIGPYARRPGFGTLAEAMSGFAAATGEPDGPPTLPPFGLADSVTALATAYAVMLALHARQRTGAGQVVDLAIIEPIMAMLGPQITWYDQLGYVQPRRGNRSDNNAPRNTYRCADGRWVAVSTSALSIAERVVRLVGRADLVDQPWFATGSGRAAHADELDAAVASWVAARDRDEVVAAFEAAEAAVAPVYDVRDILADPQYTALGTAVEVPDEDLGTVRMQNVPFRMSATPGAIRHAGRAHGQDTVEVLTSLGYTSEQIEGLRERGVV, translated from the coding sequence GTGAATCCGGCGCTCAACGGCGTACGCGTGATCGAGACGGCGACGCTCTTTGCCGGCCCGCTCGCCGCCGCTTTCCTCGGCGACTTCGGCGCGGACGTGGTGAAGGTCGAACACCCGGCCAAGCCCGACCCGTCCCGCGGTCACGGGCCGGCGAAGGACGGTCAGGGTCTGTGGTGGAAGGTGCTCGGGCGCAACAAGCGCACGGTCACCCTCGACCTGTCGGTGCCCGAGGGCGCCGCGCTACTGCGGCGCCTCGCCGGAGGGGCGGACGTGCTTGTCGAAAACTTCCGCCCCGGCACGCTGGAGCGGTGGGGGATCGGGCCGGAGGTGCTGCACGAGGACAACCCCGGCCTGGTGATCGCGCGGATCTCCGGCTTCGGCCAGATCGGCCCGTACGCGCGGCGCCCCGGCTTCGGCACTCTCGCCGAGGCGATGAGCGGCTTCGCGGCGGCGACCGGTGAGCCGGACGGTCCGCCGACGCTGCCGCCGTTCGGGCTGGCCGACTCGGTGACCGCGCTCGCCACCGCCTACGCGGTGATGCTCGCCCTGCACGCCCGCCAGCGCACCGGCGCGGGCCAGGTCGTCGACCTCGCCATCATCGAGCCGATCATGGCGATGCTCGGGCCCCAGATCACCTGGTACGACCAGCTCGGCTACGTGCAGCCGCGGCGGGGCAACCGGTCGGACAACAACGCGCCGCGCAACACGTACCGCTGCGCGGACGGGCGCTGGGTCGCGGTCTCGACCAGCGCGCTGAGCATCGCCGAGCGGGTCGTGCGGCTGGTCGGTCGGGCTGACCTGGTGGACCAGCCGTGGTTTGCCACCGGCTCGGGTCGGGCCGCGCACGCCGACGAGCTGGACGCGGCGGTGGCCTCCTGGGTCGCCGCCCGCGACCGGGACGAGGTGGTGGCCGCGTTCGAGGCGGCGGAGGCCGCGGTCGCGCCGGTGTACGACGTGCGGGACATCCTGGCCGACCCCCAGTACACGGCGTTGGGCACCGCGGTCGAGGTGCCGGACGAGGACCTCGGCACGGTGCGGATGCAGAACGTCCCGTTCCGCATGTCCGCCACGCCGGGCGCGATCCGGCACGCGGGGCGGGCGCACGGGCAGGACACGGTGGAGGTGCTCACGTCGCTCGGGTACACGTCCGAGCAGATCGAAGGGCTGCGCGAGCGCGGGGTGGTCTGA